The Triticum urartu cultivar G1812 chromosome 5, Tu2.1, whole genome shotgun sequence genome contains the following window.
gatggatccGTGGGCCCAGCAGCATCCGGATCATCTCGCCGACTGTCCGAAGTATTGGCATATCTGTTTGTGACTACTACGATGAAAAGCTTGTGTTCCCGGAACTTGTTATTGAGGATGCACCTTGCCTTGAAAGATTGATCCCACATGGTTTAAGGGGTGGTCCAAGGACAATCAGGGTCATCGCAGCGCCAAAACTGGCAGTGTTGGGCTACCTGTCTAGGCTAAtctccgaacttgttattggaaCCATAAGGGTTAAGGTAGACCAAGTCTTGTTCTTCTAGAAACTTGCATGATGAATTTGTCTATTTCCTATTTGCATCGCAGTCTTTGTTTTCTCGATGTCCCATGTGTATCTTTTTTTCCAGGAAATGATCCCTATCATGTTCACCACGACGGTACGCACAGTAAAGGTCTTGGTTCTACAATCTGTCGGCCCTAATCTGGATGCAATTGTTGCATTCCTTAAATGCTTTCCCTGCATGGAGAAGCTGTACATTCAGGTGAAATATCTTTCTTGTTAAATGTTAGCCACTCCAGCAGAAAGTGTAAAATTACATGGATTTAAACCTAGTTTCAACTTCATCAGTCATACATCTCTTTAGATACCTAGCTTGGACATATAGTACATTTCTGGTAAAAGATTTTATTGTCAATTTCCCCAGATTTTACTATGACAAATCTAGTGGTCAAAACTGCCTAGACT
Protein-coding sequences here:
- the LOC125507302 gene encoding uncharacterized protein LOC125507302 codes for the protein MLPCLLPSSALRFASTLCIASIGHCDFALINDALALSFPQLKQLKLYRVSISEVTLHHLLAGCTMLQSLDLRWIRGPSSIRIISPTVRSIGISVCDYYDEKLVFPELVIEDAPCLERLIPHGLRGGPRTIRVIAAPKLAVLGYLSRLISELVIGTIRVKEMIPIMFTTTVRTVKVLVLQSVGPNLDAIVAFLKCFPCMEKLYIQHHRADASTPVSSGSPWHRRPSSSSSCSLLPVK